AGGCCGCCTACATCACCGCCAAACACGGTCTCGAGGGACTCACCCGGGCGATCGCTGCCGAAGGCGAGGGCACGCTCCGGGGCTTTTCCGTCAGCGTCGGCTACGTGTTGACGCCGCTGATGGTCGATCAGATCGAGGACACCGCCGAGGAGCGCGGCATCTCCGAACGGGAGGTCGTCGAGGACGTCATGCTCGGACAGGCTCGTGGCAAGGAGATGATGAGCCCCGCCGAGGTCGCGAACCTCTTTACGTTCGGCTTCTCGAAACACGGCAAACACCTCAACGGCGCCGACCTGCTCTGGGACGGCGGCTACACGCACACGTATGAGTGATTCCTCGCCGACCCGGGTCGCGATCGCCTGCCAGGGCGGCGGGAGCCACACGGCGTTCACCGCCGGTGTGCTGAAGAAGCTGTTCCGGGAGTGGGACAACGGCTACGAACTCGTCGGGATCAGCGGGACCTCCGGCGGCGCGTTCAACGCGCTGGCGGCGTGGTACGGGCTGGTGACCGCCGACGAGACGCGAGCGGTCGAACTCCTCGATGCGCTCTGGGCTGACCTGTCCGCCTCCGACCCCACGGACCGGTTTCTAAACGAGTTCGTCGTCGGCCTCTCGCGGTTCGGGAGCACGGGCGCGCCGGCGTTCGAGGTCAGCCCCTACCAGATCCCCGGCCCGGAACTCGGCAAGAAGGAGATCCGCGAGACGCTCGAGCGACACATCGACTTCGAGGAGGTTCCAGGCCTGTGCCGGACGGACGCGCCCGAACTCGTCGTCGGGACGGTCAACGTCAATGCCGGCGTCTTCGAGACGTTCACCAACGAGGCGGTGACGCCCGAGGCGGTCCTCGCGTCAGCGGCCGTTCCGACGATGTTCGAGGCCGTCGAAATCAACGACCACTACCACTGGGACGGGCTGTTCAGCCAGAACCCGCCGATAGACGATCTGATGACCGTCGGCGCCGACCGCAAGCCCGAGGAACTGTGGGTGATTCAGATCAATCCTCAAAAACGGGAGGGCGAGCCCACGTCGCTCGAGGAGATCGCCGACCGCCGCAACGAACTCTCCGGGAACATCTCGTTGAACCAGGAACTCGGGGTTATAGAGCGCGTCAACGAGTGGGTCGAGGAGGGACACCTCCCCGAGGACGAGTTCACCAAGACCGAGATCCGACGGATCGCAATGGGCGAAGCCTACCACTGCTCGACGAAAGTCGACCGACGGCCATCGTTCGTCGACGAGCTGATGGAACTCGGCGAGACACGGGCCGCGGAGTTCCTCTCGGACCGTCGGTCATGACCACGAAGAGCGCGCCAGCCGGAACCGAAGGGGACGCTCGCTGCCGAGGAACCGATGGTGGCGTCCGATTTCGCAGACCCCACGAAAGCGTCGGTTTTCGAGGGGCCGACGGAGCAATGCGGCCGCCGTCCGACCCGAACCGTCGAGGCGCCGCGTCGCGTATCTCTGAGACATCATGACCGACGAACCGGACGATCCGCCGCGGGTCGTGGTGTGGGTCCGGGAACTCTCGGTGCCGCCGGGCGATCCCCGAGAGGCCGTGTTGTCGCGGCTCGGAGAGCTCGAATCCCGTGGCCTCGTCGCCGACGTCTCTCTCAGGGTGTGGGGGGCGACGGTCGACGCGGCAGTGGTCGACGGCGGCGAGTTCGAGCAGCCGGTCCGCTCGTGTGTCGCGGAGTTCCACCGATGGGCCGAACGGACCGGCCACTCCCTCGAACCGGCGTTCCGGCGCGAGCAACGCTCGTCGATGCTCTCGACGGAACGCTCGGCGGTCGTCCGGCTCCCGCGAGTCTGTGTGGCAGTCTACACGGACGGCGGTCTCCGGGGGGTGTTCCCGTGCTCGCCGGCCGAAGAGGCGGGGACCGAGACCGTGTGGGACTGTCTCGATCGGCTCGGAGCGGGGGCGGCCGCCGGGAAACCACTCGAGTGACGCCTCGCACGAACGGCCGAGCTCGTCGATCGACCGAACGTCGTCGCCGCGGTCTGGGCGCGCACCGAGCCGTCGTTCGCCGGGGGCTGGGCGCGCACCGAGCCGTCGTTCGCCGGGGGCTGGGCGCGCACCGAGCCGTCGTTCGCCGGGGTCATCGAGCGAGAGAGTGGGTGGGTAGGGTACGGAGCGTGTGACCGTATCGCTCCGTGTGGCGGTTGTATATGATTGATAAAATCTATACAGCGCCTACGTGGCGTCGTTTCACCACCACGGGGGGTATATAAAAACGGCAGCCGCGCTGGCGCCCGGCCACGAGTGCAGAAGTGGGCTTTCGGTTCCCGCGCGTTGGCGTCGGGCGGCCCGGCCGCCGTCAGTTCCCGACGTCGCGGAATGCCGCCTCGACAACCTTGCTCAGCGTCGGATGGGCGTGGATCGTATCGACGATGTCGTCGACGGTGAGGCCGTGACGCATCGCGACGACGGCCTCGTGGACGAGCGTCGAGGCCTCGTAGCCGATCGCGTGGACGCCCAGGATCTCACCGTCGGGGGCCGCGAGCACTTTCAAGAACCCGTCGTCGAGTTTCTTCGCCCGCCCCATCGCCGAGTCGGCGTAGTCGGCGCGCCCGACGACGTACGCCGTCCCCGTCTCGTCGAGGTCCGCCGCCGTCGCGCCAACCCCGGCTATTTGCGGGTCGGTGAATATCGTGTGTGGCATCGCGAAGAGGTCGAGCGCCCGGCGCTCGCCCTCGACGACGTTCGCGACCGTGTGCCGTGTCTCGTAGTCGCCGGAGTGTTTGAACATGGCGTTGCCCGCGACGTCACCCTGCGCCCAGACGTTCTCGGCGGTGGTTTCGAGGTAGTCGTCCGTCTCGATGAAGCCGCGGTCGTCGGTCTCGATCCCGGCGGCGTCGAGACCGAGTTCGTCGCTGTTTGGACGGCGCCCGAGCGCGAGCAGCACCGCCTCGCCCTCGACGGTCGTTTCGTCGCCGGCTTCGGTCTCGGCGCGAATCGCGTACCCGTCGCCGGAGCGCCCGACGGCGGCAGCGCGGTGGCCGGTGTAGACGTCGTGGCGCTCGGCTGCAACGTCGGTGAATGCCGACGCGACGTCGTCGTCCTCGCGGTGAATCAACGTGTCGTTCATCTCCACGATCGAGACGTCGGTGCCCATGGTCTCAAAGACGTAGCCCAGCTCGACGGCGATGTACCCCCCGCCCATGACGACGAGACTCTCGGGGGGTTCGTCGAGGTAGAGCGCGTCGCGGCTCGTGAGGTAGTCGACCTCGTCGAGGCCGTCGATCGGCGGGGCGAGCGGGCGGCTTCCGGTGGCGACAACGACCTTCTCGGCGGTGACGGTCTCCCCACCGAGATCGACGGCCCGCTCGCCGACGAACGAGGTGTACTCGTCGAACAGCGTGAGGTGCTCGCGCTCGCGATAGCGGGCCTCCATGTCGGCCGCGATGCCACCGAGCAGGTCGTCCATCTCGTCGACGACGGCCCCATGGTCGATCCCCTCGAGCGTCGCGTCGACGTGGAACCGGTCGGCCTCGCGGACGTGTCTGACCGCGTTGGCCGCCTGAATGAGCATTTTCGAGGGGTTACAGCCACGGTTGAGACACGTGCCGCCGAGGGGACCCGGTTCGACGAGCGCCGTCTCGAGGCCCGCGTCGGCCGCCGCCGCCGCGACGTTGTTGCCCGTTCCGCCACCGATGACCAAGACGTCGAAGTCTGTCATGCGTGCAGGGACGGTATGGGATATAAAGAGGCTCTCGCGGGGGTTCGGACCGCTTGCACGGACGCACCGACCGGCGATACCCCCGACCCGCAGGATCCGCCGGTCACGCCTCGAAGGACTCCCAGAACACGTCCGGCAGGTCTCGGTCGGGGTTCTCGTCGAGATAATCCTGTTTCGTCAGGTTCGCCGCCTCTATGAGCGAGGCGGCCTCGCCGGCCCAGACGTAGAACCCGATGAGCGTCTCGCGGCGCATCCGCTCGAGATCGACCGAGTGATACACGTTGATGACGCCCCCTTGCTCGCGGTTCAACTCCGAGCGCTGCAACAGCCCGAGGTCGACGAGCGTGTTGAGATACCGGGTCACCGTGCTCCGGTCGTAGCCGAGCGACTCCGCGACTTCGTTCGCCGAGAGCGGTCCCTCGCCGATGACGCACAGACAGATGTCCAGGCCAGCCTTCGGAAGGCCGAAGGCGTCCAACAGCACCTCCTTGACGTCCGGCGGTTTGACGCTCATCTCGACGTCGGTGATCCGCTCCATCGGCTCGCCGTGACACGACATCGGGGGGTCGTCACGGCCGATCGCGAGGACGACGTTGTCGCAGTCGGAACACGCAAACAGGTCATAGCGGCTGGATTCGGGATCGTATTGCACCTCCCTGGGCGTCTCCTCCGGGTGGTCAGTCTCTCTCTTCGGCATCTGGCATCGATACCTCCATTTCGTCTCGGAACTCGCGATCCGGTATCATAAGTACTGGGCCGCTCACAACTCCGAACCGCCGTTCGGTTCGTCGACAATGAGCGTCCCCTCCGTATCGAGTTCGAGGAGCTCCTCGCCGGTGATCGTCACTCGAACCCGTCCGTCGGGATACGTCCGGGCCAACTCACAGCCCGTCAGGCGCTTCAGTTGCGTCTCGACCGCGCGCCGCTCGGCGTCGAGGGCGGCCGTGAGCGTTTCGGTGGTCGTCGTCTCTCGGCGTTCGGCGTCGCTCGCCGCCGCGAGGTGCTCTAAGACCTCGCGTCTCCTCACGGCCATCGGCGTGCGGGATCGGCCGGAGTCGGCCGCCTCGGTACGGTGTCTCCGGGTGTGTCGGTCCGCGGGGCCGCCGAGACTGAGAAGCCAACGCGGACGGGGCGGCGGTTCGCCTCTGGGTCGGGTCGCCGTCGGCCGCAGGGGAGATCCCTTACAGGTACCATTCCGTCCGTGATACGGCACCCAGCCATTATCGGTTCTGGAGGCGTGTAATCCGATTACAACGCCAGCGAGACGGTCGCCGAGGAGTGGGGCGGTCCACGCTGCGGGAAACGCTTTTTTAGCACCTCCGCGGAGCTACGAGGTATGGACCCCCTAGAGGGCGAGGCGTCCTCGCCCGTGGCGTACGAGCCGGTGAGCGTCAAGGACGTGCTGGTAGAGATGAAAGACACCGCGGAGTTGCTCATCGACCTCTCGTACTCGGCGGTGTTGCACCGCAACGTGGGCCTCGCCGAGGAGGTGCTCCGCCTCGAAGAGCGGATGGACGTCCTCGAGATGCGGGCGCGGATGAGCCTCCTCATGGCCGCCAGGAGCCCCGACGACGCCGAACGGCTCGCGCCGGTGCTCAGCATCGTCGCCGCCACCGACGGGATCAGCGACGCGGCGGGCGACATCGCGAAGATCGTCCTCGAGGACATCCGCGTCCCGGAGGCGATGCGGGCGGCGTTGCCGGAGGCTCTCGAGACGCTCGTCCGGGGGAGCGTCGAGGCGGACTCGCCACACGCCGGACGGACCCTGAAGGGGATCGACCTCGAGTCGAAGACGGGCGTCCGGGTGATCGCGCTCCGGCGCGGGTCGGAGTGGCTTCTGAACCCCGGCCCGACGACGCGGATCGAAGCGAACGACGTGGCACTGTTGCGCGGTCCTGACAGCGCGATCGGCGAGGTTTACCGCGAGATGACCGGCGAGGCGTACGAGCCCTTCGATCCTGATTCGCCCGCGGTGGCCGACCTCGAGCGGGCGGTCGACACGATCGTTCACATGAAGAACCTCTCGGAACTCGCCGTGGACCTCGCCTACAGCAGCGTGCTTTTCGACAGCGAGGCGCTCGCCGAGGAGGTCAGAAACCTCGAGGTCGAGGTCGACGCCCTCGAATCACGCTTCGAGGCGTGGGTGCTCCGGGCGGCCGCCGACGCGGAGGACCCGGTGTCGCTCCGGGGGCTGATCCACCTCGGCACCAGCACCGAGGTGATAAGCGACGCCGCGGTCGACATCAGCGAGGGCGTGTTGCGCGACATCGAGGTCCACCCAGTCGTCGGGATGGCCGTCCAGGAGAGCGACGAGATCATCACCCGAATCGAGGTCGCCCCCGAGAGCGCCCTCGACGGGACGGCGGTCTCCGGGGGCGTGCCGGACGCCGAGGTGACGATGTCCGTGATCGCCATCCGCCGCCCCGAGGAGGGGTGGCTCCTCGTCGCCGACGCCGACACCGAACTCCGCGCCGGCGACGTCGTGCTCGCGAAAGGGACCCGGAGCGCAGCCGAGCAGTTCGAGGCGCTGGCGGGCACTTAACCCAACACCAGCGTCGACACGCCGATGAAGATGACCATTCCGAAGACGTCGACGACGTTCGTCACGATCGGGATCGTCGTGTCGTCGGGGTCGATCCCGAGCCGGTAGGAGCCGTACGTCGTGGCGAGGCCGAACACGACGGCGACGACGGCAACGGACATCCCGCTGACCAGCGAAATCGTAAGCAACGCTGACAGCGGTAGCGGAGCGTCGATCACCCGGCCGATGACCCACGCACCCACAGCGAGGGCGCTAAACACCGTCGCCGCCAGCGCCAACACGGCGACGACGTTCGCCCACAGCACTCGATCGCGGACGTCCAGTTCGGTCGTCCCCAGGTGGAGCCGCGTCGTGAGCCGCGAACTCAGGATCGTCCCGAGGTTGCCGCCCGCCCCGACCATCGTCGGCACCATAACCGCGAGCAACCCGTACTCCTCGAGCAGCGCCTCCGCCTCCTGGAGTGTGATCCCCGCCCAGAGGACGATGGTGCACAACACGACGAGCAGCGGGAGCATATTCGACATAATGGTCCGGGCGTCCCAGCTACCGAGACGGGATCCGGCCGCCATCAGACGACCACCGCCTCAACGACGGCGACGGCGACGAACAGAAACACCATCCCGAAGACGTCGCCGAGCGTCGTGACGATCGGGCCGACCAGGTTGTCCGGATCGTAGCCGAGTTTGTACCCGCCGAAGAGGATCGCGAGCAGGCCGAAAATCAAAACGACGGAGGTCAGGGTGCCGGCGATCAGCATAATCGCGACGAGTTCCGAAAGCGCCGCTGAGGGCCACCCGAGCGCCTGCAGCGCGATCCACGAGAGGACGCCGATGACGGCCGAGATGGTGACCCCGTTGAGAAAGGAGGCGACGACCGCGTTGACGAGACGGTCGTTCCACTCGAACTCGGGGGGGATGAGCCCCTGGTGGAGCCCACTCGAGATCCGCCCGCCCAACGCGCCGTAGACGTTGCCGCGGGTCGCAAGAAAGACCGGGACCATCACGAGGAGCCCGGGAAACCGGGCGACGCTTTCGAGCAGTTCCTCGAGCACCAACCCCGAAAAGAGTCCCCCCGCAAGCGCGACGAGCAACACCGGCAGCGCCTCGCGGTAGATCGACCAGAACCCCTCCCGGAAGTTCATGTCCGTGGATGTCCCAGTTCGGGGTTAAATCTACCGACCTCGGCGGTCAGGGCCACCCGGTGTGCTCGTCGCCGTCCGCCTCTGCGTCGCCATCGTGGAGAAGCCACCCGGCCGTCTCGGCGGCCTCCTCTATGTGTCTGAACTCCCAGTCGTGGCTCTCGGCGACCGACTGTATCCCCTCGTCGGCGGAGACGAGGACGTATCGATCCGCGTCGTGTTCGGGCTGGTTGCCGATCTTCACGAGGCTCTCGGCGCGGTCGCGCGGCCCCGGGAGGAAATCGGGCGTGAACCCGTAGTCGCGGGCCCGCTTTCTGACCAGGTGCGTCGGCTCGTCGCTCACGATTCCGAGGTGATCCGTCCAGCGCTGGGTGTCCCGGATGACGTCTGAGGGGTCCAAGAGCCGCTCCAGCGCCGCCAACTCGAAGGCGAGCGTGATCGTCTCGGCTTCGTCGGGCATACCAGCGGTTCGGGTGAGGCATCAAAAACGGTGTCGGTCGGGCCGGCGTCGGCCCTCGGTCGGTCCGATGTTGGCCTCCGGTCGGTCCGATGTTGGCCTCCGGTCGGTCGGTCCGATGTTGGCCTCCGGTCGGTCGGTCCGATGTTGGCCTCCGGTCGGTCGGTCCGATGTTGGCCTCCGGTCGGTCGGTCCGGCGTCGACTCTCGGCCGATCGGGCCAAGACGCGCCGACCGCCGGGATGGCGGTGAGTATTTGCCCGGCGAGACACACGCCCGGATATGGACGAGGCCCTGGGGCCGCCGCCGGAGATGGCCGGGAAGGCCGAGGAACTCACGCCGATGCTGTCGCAGTATCTCGAGCTGTGCGAGCGCTACGGCGACGCCTTGGTGTTGTTTCAGGTGGGCGATTTCTACGAGACGTTCTGTTCGGCCGCCGAAACGACCGCCAGGCTCCTCGAGATCACGCTAACCCAACGGGAGGACTCGACGGGCACCTATCCGATGGCCGGCATCCCGATCGACAACGCCGAGTCGTACGTCGAGACGCTCTTGGACGCCGGCTACCGGGTCGCCATCGCCGACCAGATCGAGGACGCGGCGGAGGCCTCCGGGCTGGTCGAGCGGGCCGTCACCCGGGTGGTCACGCCGGGGACGCTCACCGAGACGGAACTGCTCTCGGCGACGGACAACAACTTCGTCGCGTGCCTGACCGACGGCTACGGGCTCGCCTTCCTCGACGTCTCGACCGGCGACTTCTACGCGACCGAACTCGACCGGCTCGGGGCCGTCTCCGACGAACTCGAGCGCTTCGACCCCGCGGAGGCGGTCGTCGGCCCCGACGCCCCGAGAGAGCCCTTCGGGGCCGACTGCATGGTGACGCCCTACGAGCGCTCGGCGTTCGAGTCCGAGGCCGCCGCGGCGAAGGCGGCGTCGTATTTCGGCGAGGGGTCGCTGGCCGGCGAGGCCGAAACCCGCGCCATCGGGGCGTTGCTCGCCTACGCGGAGTACGCCCGCGGCGTCCGGGCCGACGGCGAGACCGGCCGCCTGGAGTATCTCACCCACCTCACGCGCTACGATCCACGCGAGTACATGCTGCTCGATGCGGTCGCGCTCCGGTCGCTCGAGGTGTTCGAACCGCGACACGTCCACGGGCTCGAGGGGGCGGCCCTGATCGAGACGATCGACGAGACCGCGAGCGCGCTCGGGGGCCGGACGCTCCGCGATTGGCTCCGCCGGCCGCTGTTGGACCCCGACCGCATCCGGGGGCGTCTCGACGCGGTCGGGGCGCTTCGGGAGCGCGTCGGCGACCGCGAGCGGGCGGGCGAGTGCCTCGCTGACGTCTACGATGTCGAACGGCTGGTGTCGCGGATCTCGCGGGGCCGCGCCGACGCCCGCGACCTCAGGGCGCTCGAGTCGACGCTGTCGGTCGTCCCCGACCTCCGGGCGTGTCTCTCGGCGGCCGCCGCCGACAGCGACCTGCTGGCGGCGCTCGAGTCCGGCCTCGACGACTGCCCCGATGTCAGGGAGTTGATCGACTCGGCGATCGCCGAGTCGCCGCCCGTCGAGATCACCGATGGCGGCGTGATCCGTGAGGGGTACGACGAGCAACTCGACGACCTCCGACGGACCGAACGCGAGGGGAAGGCCTGGATCGACGCCCTCGAGGCCGACGAGCGCGAGCGGACCGGGATCGACTCGCTGAAGGTCGGGCACACCGCCGTCCACGGCTACTACATCGAGGTGACAGACCCCAACCTCGATGCGGTCCCCGACGATTATCACCGCCGGCAGACGCTGAAGAACGCCGAGCGCTTTTACACGCCCGAATTGAAGGACCGCGAGGAGGAGATCATAACCGCGGGCGAGCGCGCCGACGAGTTGGAGTACGACCTCTTCAGAGAGGTCCGAAGCGAGGTCGCAGAGGCGACAGAGCGGTTACAGCGAACCGCCGACGCGATCGCCCGCCTCGACGCGCTCCGCTCGCTTTCGGCCGTCGCCGCAGAGCACGGCTACTGCCGCCCCGAGGTCGGAGCCGACGGGATCGACATCGAGGGCGGTCGACACCCGGTCGTCGAACGCAGCGAGGCGTCGTTCGTCCCCAACCCGACGGAGCTCCCACGGGAGCGCCCGATAGCGGTCCTCACCGGGCCGAACATGTCGGGAAAGTCGACCTACATGCGCCAGGTCGCGTTGATTTCGCTGCTCGCGCAGGTGGGGTCGTTCGTCCCGGCCGACCGCGCCGAGGTGCCGATCGTCGAGCGGGTGTTCACCCGCGTGGGGGCCTCCGACGACATCGCTGGCGGGCGCTCGACGTTCATGGTCGAAATGACAGAACTCGCCGCCATCCTCGGGGCGGCCGACGGGGATTCGCTGGTCGTCCTCGACGAGGTGGGGCGGGGCACCTCGACGCGGGACGGCTACGCCATCGCGCAGGCGGCGACGGAGTACCTCCACGATTCGGTCGGCGCGTACACCCTCTTTGCGACGCACCATCACGAGCTGACGGACGTCGTCGAGGAGCTCCCGCGGGCGCGGAACTACCACTTCTCCGCGACCCGGGGCGACGACGGTGTCGCGTTCGAACACGACCTCCGCCCCGGTCCCGCAGGGGCCTCCTACGGCGTCGAAGTCGCCGAGATGGCCGGCGTCCCGGCGAGTGTCGTCGACCGAGCCGACGCGTTGCTCGCGGGCGGGACGCACTCGGCGACCCCGTCGACCGGAGGCGCTCGACCCGAGAGTGACCCCGCGAGCACCGACGGCGGCCGCGAGGCGTTACTGGCGGAGCTCGCGGCGATCGACCTCGCCGAGACGACACCGCTGGAGGCGCTGAACCTGCTTTCGGAGCTCAAATCCGAACTCGAGTGAGCGGCCTCGTGGTGCAGTCCCGTGGCTCACGATTCTTCGCGCGGCGACAGCGGGACGAACTCGAGGCCCTCCTCGGCCAACAGCGCCCGCGCTCGTTCGGTCACGGAGGGCGCAACGAGCAGCCCCCGGATCGTCGCGCCGGCGTGAAGGTCCCGTTCGAGCGCCTCGACGTAGCGGTTCAGCTGCCCGACAGCGTCCGGGCCGACGCGGCGGCGCTTCAACTCGAGGACGACTGTCCGGCCCGCGTCGTCCTCGCCGTAGACGTCGACGGCTCCAGCAGGGGTCTGTCGCTCCGTCGCGAGCGGTCGAAAGCCCGATTCCACGAGCCCCGGCTCCTCGAGGATCCGCCGTTTCAGGTCGGCCTCGGTCCCGACGACGTCGAGCGATTCCTCGTCGGTCGGATCGAAGGCGGCGGCGAAGGCGACCGCAGAAAACCGGACCGTGAGGCGTTCCGCGGGCGAGTCGCGGACGCTCTCGACGACGAGATCTCCGCCGTTGGCCCGGCACTCGTGGGCGCAACCGGGTGGCTGCCAGTTCACGGGTTTCTGTCCCTCGTCGGTGTGGACGAGCGCCGTCCCGTCGGGTTTCAACATCACGTGCCGGTCGCCCGACGCCAGCGACGAGGCTGCCCGGCCGTCGTACTCGACGGTACAGCGGCCGAAAAGCGTCGCGAGCGCGTCGCGTTCGACCGCCGCCGCGACGAAGGAGGCGGCCGCGGACGCGTCGGGGGCCGTGA
The genomic region above belongs to Natronomonas moolapensis 8.8.11 and contains:
- the mutS gene encoding DNA mismatch repair protein MutS; this encodes MDEALGPPPEMAGKAEELTPMLSQYLELCERYGDALVLFQVGDFYETFCSAAETTARLLEITLTQREDSTGTYPMAGIPIDNAESYVETLLDAGYRVAIADQIEDAAEASGLVERAVTRVVTPGTLTETELLSATDNNFVACLTDGYGLAFLDVSTGDFYATELDRLGAVSDELERFDPAEAVVGPDAPREPFGADCMVTPYERSAFESEAAAAKAASYFGEGSLAGEAETRAIGALLAYAEYARGVRADGETGRLEYLTHLTRYDPREYMLLDAVALRSLEVFEPRHVHGLEGAALIETIDETASALGGRTLRDWLRRPLLDPDRIRGRLDAVGALRERVGDRERAGECLADVYDVERLVSRISRGRADARDLRALESTLSVVPDLRACLSAAAADSDLLAALESGLDDCPDVRELIDSAIAESPPVEITDGGVIREGYDEQLDDLRRTEREGKAWIDALEADERERTGIDSLKVGHTAVHGYYIEVTDPNLDAVPDDYHRRQTLKNAERFYTPELKDREEEIITAGERADELEYDLFREVRSEVAEATERLQRTADAIARLDALRSLSAVAAEHGYCRPEVGADGIDIEGGRHPVVERSEASFVPNPTELPRERPIAVLTGPNMSGKSTYMRQVALISLLAQVGSFVPADRAEVPIVERVFTRVGASDDIAGGRSTFMVEMTELAAILGAADGDSLVVLDEVGRGTSTRDGYAIAQAATEYLHDSVGAYTLFATHHHELTDVVEELPRARNYHFSATRGDDGVAFEHDLRPGPAGASYGVEVAEMAGVPASVVDRADALLAGGTHSATPSTGGARPESDPASTDGGREALLAELAAIDLAETTPLEALNLLSELKSELE
- a CDS encoding magnesium transporter — its product is MNFREGFWSIYREALPVLLVALAGGLFSGLVLEELLESVARFPGLLVMVPVFLATRGNVYGALGGRISSGLHQGLIPPEFEWNDRLVNAVVASFLNGVTISAVIGVLSWIALQALGWPSAALSELVAIMLIAGTLTSVVLIFGLLAILFGGYKLGYDPDNLVGPIVTTLGDVFGMVFLFVAVAVVEAVVV
- a CDS encoding HTH domain-containing protein, coding for MTDEPDDPPRVVVWVRELSVPPGDPREAVLSRLGELESRGLVADVSLRVWGATVDAAVVDGGEFEQPVRSCVAEFHRWAERTGHSLEPAFRREQRSSMLSTERSAVVRLPRVCVAVYTDGGLRGVFPCSPAEEAGTETVWDCLDRLGAGAAAGKPLE
- a CDS encoding magnesium transporter, whose protein sequence is MAAGSRLGSWDARTIMSNMLPLLVVLCTIVLWAGITLQEAEALLEEYGLLAVMVPTMVGAGGNLGTILSSRLTTRLHLGTTELDVRDRVLWANVVAVLALAATVFSALAVGAWVIGRVIDAPLPLSALLTISLVSGMSVAVVAVVFGLATTYGSYRLGIDPDDTTIPIVTNVVDVFGMVIFIGVSTLVLG
- a CDS encoding DUF7124 domain-containing protein produces the protein MPDEAETITLAFELAALERLLDPSDVIRDTQRWTDHLGIVSDEPTHLVRKRARDYGFTPDFLPGPRDRAESLVKIGNQPEHDADRYVLVSADEGIQSVAESHDWEFRHIEEAAETAGWLLHDGDAEADGDEHTGWP
- a CDS encoding patatin-like phospholipase family protein — protein: MSDSSPTRVAIACQGGGSHTAFTAGVLKKLFREWDNGYELVGISGTSGGAFNALAAWYGLVTADETRAVELLDALWADLSASDPTDRFLNEFVVGLSRFGSTGAPAFEVSPYQIPGPELGKKEIRETLERHIDFEEVPGLCRTDAPELVVGTVNVNAGVFETFTNEAVTPEAVLASAAVPTMFEAVEINDHYHWDGLFSQNPPIDDLMTVGADRKPEELWVIQINPQKREGEPTSLEEIADRRNELSGNISLNQELGVIERVNEWVEEGHLPEDEFTKTEIRRIAMGEAYHCSTKVDRRPSFVDELMELGETRAAEFLSDRRS
- the nucS gene encoding endonuclease NucS, encoding MADDPTDRTPRTLTAPDASAAASFVAAAVERDALATLFGRCTVEYDGRAASSLASGDRHVMLKPDGTALVHTDEGQKPVNWQPPGCAHECRANGGDLVVESVRDSPAERLTVRFSAVAFAAAFDPTDEESLDVVGTEADLKRRILEEPGLVESGFRPLATERQTPAGAVDVYGEDDAGRTVVLELKRRRVGPDAVGQLNRYVEALERDLHAGATIRGLLVAPSVTERARALLAEEGLEFVPLSPREES
- a CDS encoding potassium channel family protein translates to MDPLEGEASSPVAYEPVSVKDVLVEMKDTAELLIDLSYSAVLHRNVGLAEEVLRLEERMDVLEMRARMSLLMAARSPDDAERLAPVLSIVAATDGISDAAGDIAKIVLEDIRVPEAMRAALPEALETLVRGSVEADSPHAGRTLKGIDLESKTGVRVIALRRGSEWLLNPGPTTRIEANDVALLRGPDSAIGEVYREMTGEAYEPFDPDSPAVADLERAVDTIVHMKNLSELAVDLAYSSVLFDSEALAEEVRNLEVEVDALESRFEAWVLRAAADAEDPVSLRGLIHLGTSTEVISDAAVDISEGVLRDIEVHPVVGMAVQESDEIITRIEVAPESALDGTAVSGGVPDAEVTMSVIAIRRPEEGWLLVADADTELRAGDVVLAKGTRSAAEQFEALAGT
- a CDS encoding dihydrolipoyl dehydrogenase family protein, which codes for MTDFDVLVIGGGTGNNVAAAAADAGLETALVEPGPLGGTCLNRGCNPSKMLIQAANAVRHVREADRFHVDATLEGIDHGAVVDEMDDLLGGIAADMEARYREREHLTLFDEYTSFVGERAVDLGGETVTAEKVVVATGSRPLAPPIDGLDEVDYLTSRDALYLDEPPESLVVMGGGYIAVELGYVFETMGTDVSIVEMNDTLIHREDDDVASAFTDVAAERHDVYTGHRAAAVGRSGDGYAIRAETEAGDETTVEGEAVLLALGRRPNSDELGLDAAGIETDDRGFIETDDYLETTAENVWAQGDVAGNAMFKHSGDYETRHTVANVVEGERRALDLFAMPHTIFTDPQIAGVGATAADLDETGTAYVVGRADYADSAMGRAKKLDDGFLKVLAAPDGEILGVHAIGYEASTLVHEAVVAMRHGLTVDDIVDTIHAHPTLSKVVEAAFRDVGN
- a CDS encoding helix-turn-helix domain-containing protein, with product MPKRETDHPEETPREVQYDPESSRYDLFACSDCDNVVLAIGRDDPPMSCHGEPMERITDVEMSVKPPDVKEVLLDAFGLPKAGLDICLCVIGEGPLSANEVAESLGYDRSTVTRYLNTLVDLGLLQRSELNREQGGVINVYHSVDLERMRRETLIGFYVWAGEAASLIEAANLTKQDYLDENPDRDLPDVFWESFEA